A genome region from Phoenix dactylifera cultivar Barhee BC4 chromosome 18, palm_55x_up_171113_PBpolish2nd_filt_p, whole genome shotgun sequence includes the following:
- the LOC103723207 gene encoding probable serine/threonine-protein kinase PBL21: MLIMLHHPNLVSLCGYCAEGAEMLLVYEYLPHGSLEDHLCDLPPNKEALDWNTQVKIAVGAAKGLAYLYDVVNPPDIYRDLKSANVLLDNDFNPKLSDFGPTKLGLVGDKTHVSTRVVGTYGYCAPDYAMSGKLTGVVLLELITGKRVFDFSKKLGKQNLISWEEVHSIG; this comes from the exons ATGTTGATAATGTTGCACCATCCAAATCTTGTCAGCTTATGTGGATATTGTGCTGAGGGAGCTGAGATGCTGTTGGTTTATGAGTACTTGCCACATGGTAGCTTGGAAGATCACTTATGTG ATCTGCCACCTAACAAAGAAGCACTAGATTGGAACACACAGGTAAAGATTGCTGTTGGTGCTGCAAAAGGGCTCGCCTATTTGTATGATGTGGTTAACCCACCTGATATTTATCGTGACTTAAAATCTGCTAACGTATTGTTAGATAATGATTTCAACCCTAAGCTCTCTGATTTTGGACCCACGAAGCTTGGACTTGTTGGTGACAAAACTCATGTTTCAACAAGGGTGGTGGGAACTTACGGATATTGTGCTCCTGATTATGCTATGAGTGGGAAGCTGACTGGTGTGGTTCTGTTAGAGCTGATCACCGGTAAAAGGGTGTTTGACTTTTCCAAGAAGTTGGGGAAGCAGAATTTAATTTCATGG GAGGAGGTtcattcaattggctga